A portion of the Streptomyces erythrochromogenes genome contains these proteins:
- the chcB gene encoding 2-cyclohexenylcarbonyl CoA isomerase, with translation MADSVLYEVTDGLATITINRPDAMNAMNTEAKVALRDAVVAAAGDTAVRAVLLTAAGNRAFCVGQDLKEHIGNLAADRESGSSLTMNTVKEHYNPIVRALTEMQKPVVAGVNGVAAGAGFGFALAADFRVVADTASFNTSFAGVALTADSGVSWTLPRLIGASRASDLLLFPRSVKAQEAYELGIVNRLVPSDSLHAEAEAVARALAAGPTVAYAALKESLAYGASHTLAESLVHEDVLQTRAGASEDHSIAVQAFLAKQPPKYLGR, from the coding sequence ATGGCCGACAGTGTGCTCTACGAAGTGACCGACGGACTCGCGACCATCACGATCAACCGTCCCGACGCGATGAACGCGATGAACACCGAGGCCAAGGTCGCCCTGCGGGACGCGGTGGTGGCGGCGGCCGGGGACACCGCGGTCCGGGCGGTCCTGCTGACCGCCGCCGGGAACCGGGCCTTCTGCGTGGGCCAGGACCTCAAGGAGCACATCGGCAACCTCGCGGCGGACCGTGAGAGCGGCTCCTCGCTGACCATGAACACGGTCAAGGAGCACTACAACCCGATCGTGCGGGCGCTCACCGAGATGCAGAAGCCCGTGGTGGCCGGCGTCAACGGCGTGGCGGCCGGGGCCGGCTTCGGTTTCGCGCTGGCGGCCGACTTCCGGGTCGTCGCCGACACCGCCTCCTTCAACACCTCGTTCGCCGGCGTGGCCCTCACCGCCGACTCCGGGGTCTCGTGGACGCTGCCCCGCCTGATCGGCGCCTCCCGCGCCTCGGACCTGCTGCTCTTCCCGCGTTCGGTCAAGGCGCAGGAGGCGTACGAGCTCGGCATCGTCAACCGCCTGGTGCCCTCGGACTCCCTGCACGCCGAGGCCGAGGCCGTGGCCCGCGCGCTGGCCGCGGGCCCCACGGTCGCCTACGCCGCGCTGAAGGAGTCCCTCGCCTACGGGGCCTCCCACACGCTGGCGGAGTCCCTGGTCCACGAGGACGTGCTGCAGACCCGCGCGGGGGCCTCCGAGGACCACTCCATCGCCGTCCAGGCCTTCCTGGCGAAGCAGCCGCCGAAGTACCTCGGCCGCTGA
- the sigE gene encoding RNA polymerase sigma factor SigE, translated as MVGTPLDTTRADRGGAAAPVDRGGVFRRLFWSAGEPKSVTYIADRFHTADTATTATFAADAGSQAWTPPSWEEIVSTHSARVYRLAYRLTGNQHDAEDLTQEVFVRVFRSLSTYTPGTFEGWLHRITTNLFLDMVRRKQRIRFDALADDAAERLPSREPSPQQVLHDTHFDADVQQALDTLAPEFRAAVVLCDIEGLSYEEIAATLGVKLGTVRSRIHRGRSHLRKALKHRSPSARAEQRALAGVGTGAPDAGREGGAE; from the coding sequence ATGGTAGGGACTCCACTGGACACCACCAGAGCCGACAGGGGAGGTGCGGCTGCGCCTGTGGATCGTGGGGGCGTGTTCAGACGCCTCTTCTGGTCGGCGGGTGAGCCGAAATCCGTGACCTACATTGCTGACCGCTTCCACACCGCAGACACCGCAACCACCGCGACCTTTGCCGCAGATGCGGGATCGCAGGCGTGGACCCCTCCCTCGTGGGAGGAGATCGTCAGCACGCACAGCGCGCGGGTCTACCGCCTTGCCTACCGTCTGACGGGCAACCAGCACGACGCCGAGGACCTCACCCAGGAGGTCTTCGTCCGCGTCTTCCGCTCGCTGTCCACGTACACGCCCGGCACGTTCGAGGGCTGGCTGCACCGCATCACCACGAACCTGTTCCTGGACATGGTCCGCCGCAAGCAGCGGATCCGCTTCGACGCGCTCGCCGACGACGCCGCCGAGCGGCTCCCGAGCCGTGAGCCGTCCCCCCAGCAGGTCCTCCACGACACGCACTTCGACGCGGACGTCCAGCAGGCGCTGGACACCCTCGCCCCCGAGTTCCGCGCGGCCGTCGTGCTGTGCGACATCGAGGGCCTGTCCTACGAGGAGATCGCCGCGACGCTCGGCGTGAAGCTCGGCACCGTCCGCAGCCGTATTCACCGAGGCCGTTCGCACCTGCGCAAGGCGCTCAAGCACCGGTCCCCCTCGGCCCGGGCCGAGCAGCGGGCGCTGGCCGGCGTGGGGACGGGTGCGCCGGACGCCGGGAGAGAGGGCGGAGCCGAGTGA
- a CDS encoding S1C family serine protease, whose amino-acid sequence MADRQQTDPAPQWWSRPEGTADSRRDGVPAPRPETRDGGGEHGAEGDGAAGQAAPTQEAPAHEVRYDPWGAQPLQVVDRGRDRRGFRLWQVAALAAATALLAGGIGGYVGVLAERQSSTRLELPQAAVADKGRAPDSVAGIAATALPGVVTLHVRGAKSSGTGTGFVLDPQGHILTNNHVVADAKEIAVTFSTGESVTAELVGRDSGYDLAVVKVSGVRGLRPLSLGNSENVKVGDPVVAIGAPFDLSNTVTAGIISATGRPVTAGGDKGDGSDISYVDALQTDAPINPGNSGGPLLDARAHVVGINSAIRGADKDDPDRQGGSIGLGFAIPINQGKRVAEELIATGRATHPVIGVTLDMDYTGDGARVGDKGEDGKPSVTAGGPGARAGIKPGDVITKVDGQRVRGGDELIIKIRAHRPGDPLTLTVLRDGRERTLDVVLGSANGS is encoded by the coding sequence ATGGCCGACAGGCAGCAGACCGACCCGGCTCCACAGTGGTGGAGCCGGCCCGAGGGCACGGCCGACAGCCGTCGTGACGGGGTTCCCGCCCCGCGCCCCGAGACCCGCGACGGCGGCGGTGAGCACGGAGCCGAGGGGGACGGGGCCGCCGGGCAGGCGGCCCCCACCCAGGAGGCGCCGGCCCACGAGGTCCGGTACGACCCCTGGGGTGCACAGCCCCTCCAGGTCGTGGACCGGGGCCGGGACCGGCGCGGGTTCCGGCTGTGGCAGGTCGCGGCCCTCGCCGCCGCCACCGCGCTGCTCGCCGGCGGCATCGGCGGCTACGTCGGCGTGCTCGCCGAGCGGCAGAGCAGCACCAGGCTGGAACTGCCCCAGGCGGCCGTCGCGGACAAGGGCCGGGCGCCCGACAGCGTCGCCGGGATCGCGGCCACCGCGCTGCCCGGGGTGGTCACCCTGCACGTGCGGGGCGCGAAGAGCAGCGGCACGGGCACCGGCTTCGTGCTGGACCCGCAGGGGCACATCCTGACCAACAACCACGTTGTCGCCGACGCCAAGGAGATAGCGGTCACCTTCAGCACCGGCGAGAGCGTCACCGCCGAGCTGGTCGGCCGCGACTCCGGCTACGACCTGGCCGTGGTCAAGGTCAGCGGGGTGCGCGGGCTGCGGCCGCTCAGCCTGGGCAACTCCGAGAACGTGAAGGTCGGCGACCCGGTCGTGGCCATCGGCGCGCCCTTCGACCTCTCCAACACGGTCACCGCGGGCATCATCAGCGCCACCGGCAGGCCCGTCACCGCGGGCGGCGACAAGGGAGACGGCAGCGACATCAGCTACGTCGACGCGCTCCAGACCGACGCCCCCATCAACCCCGGGAACTCCGGCGGCCCCCTCCTGGACGCCAGGGCGCACGTCGTCGGCATCAACAGCGCGATCCGCGGCGCCGACAAGGACGACCCCGACCGGCAGGGCGGCTCCATCGGCCTGGGCTTCGCCATCCCCATCAACCAGGGCAAGCGCGTCGCCGAGGAGCTCATCGCCACGGGCCGCGCCACGCACCCGGTCATCGGGGTCACCCTCGACATGGACTACACGGGCGACGGGGCCCGGGTGGGGGACAAGGGCGAGGACGGCAAGCCGTCCGTGACCGCCGGCGGACCGGGCGCGCGCGCCGGTATCAAGCCCGGCGACGTGATCACCAAGGTGGACGGGCAGCGGGTCCGCGGCGGCGACGAGCTGATCATCAAGATCCGGGCCCACCGCCCGGGCGATCCGCTCACCCTCACCGTGCTGCGCGACGGCCGGGAGCGCACGCTGGACGTTGTCCTCGGGTCGGCGAACGGCTCATGA
- a CDS encoding Mrp/NBP35 family ATP-binding protein, producing the protein MLDALATVNDPEIHRPITELGMVKSVEIGDGGTVAVTVYLTVSGCPMRETITKNVTEAVEKVAGVTSVSVSLDVMSDEQRKDLAATLRGGTAEREVPFAKPGSLTRVYAVASGKGGVGKSSVTVNLAAAMAADGLKVGVVDADIYGHSVPRMLGVDGRPTQVENMIMPPSAHGVKVISIGMFTPGNAPVVWRGPMLHRALQQFLADVFWGDLDVLLLDLPPGTGDIAISVAQLVPNAEILVVTTPQQAAAEVAERAGSIAVQTHQKIVGVVENMSGLPCPHCDEMVDVFGSGGGQKVADGLTKTVGATVPVLGSIPIDVRLREGGDEGKPVVLSDPDSPAGAALRSIAGKLGGRARGLSGMSLGITPRNKF; encoded by the coding sequence ATCCTGGACGCTCTGGCGACGGTGAACGACCCCGAGATCCACCGGCCGATCACCGAGCTCGGCATGGTCAAATCGGTGGAGATCGGTGACGGCGGCACGGTCGCAGTCACGGTCTACCTGACCGTGTCGGGCTGTCCCATGCGCGAGACGATCACCAAGAACGTGACCGAGGCGGTCGAGAAGGTCGCCGGTGTCACCTCCGTTTCGGTGTCGCTGGACGTGATGAGCGACGAGCAGCGCAAGGACCTGGCGGCCACGCTGCGCGGCGGTACCGCCGAGCGCGAGGTGCCCTTCGCCAAGCCGGGCTCGCTGACCCGCGTGTACGCGGTCGCCTCGGGCAAGGGCGGCGTCGGCAAGTCCTCCGTCACGGTCAACCTGGCCGCGGCGATGGCGGCGGACGGCCTGAAGGTCGGCGTGGTCGACGCGGACATCTACGGCCACAGCGTGCCCCGCATGCTGGGCGTGGACGGCCGTCCCACCCAGGTCGAGAACATGATCATGCCGCCGTCCGCGCACGGCGTGAAGGTCATCTCCATCGGCATGTTCACCCCGGGCAACGCGCCGGTCGTGTGGCGCGGTCCGATGCTGCACCGGGCCCTCCAGCAGTTCCTGGCCGACGTCTTCTGGGGCGACCTGGACGTGCTGCTGCTGGACCTGCCGCCGGGTACGGGCGACATCGCGATCTCCGTGGCCCAGCTCGTGCCGAACGCGGAGATCCTGGTCGTCACCACCCCGCAGCAGGCCGCTGCCGAGGTGGCCGAGCGGGCCGGTTCGATCGCCGTGCAGACCCACCAGAAGATCGTCGGCGTCGTCGAGAACATGTCGGGCCTGCCGTGCCCGCACTGCGACGAGATGGTGGACGTCTTCGGCTCGGGCGGTGGCCAGAAGGTCGCCGACGGGCTGACCAAGACCGTCGGCGCCACGGTGCCGGTGCTGGGCTCGATCCCGATCGACGTCCGGCTGCGCGAGGGCGGCGACGAGGGCAAGCCCGTCGTCCTGTCCGACCCGGACTCGCCGGCCGGCGCGGCCCTGCGCTCGATCGCGGGCAAGCTGGGCGGCCGCGCCCGCGGCCTGTCGGGCATGTCCCTGGGCATCACCCCGCGCAACAAGTTCTAG
- a CDS encoding zf-HC2 domain-containing protein — protein MTGASPSPAEQHLGDRLAALVDGELKHDARERVLAHLATCAKCKAEADAQRRLKTMFVESAPPPLSEGLLARLQGLPGGGLDRPAGPLGPPGPGPAEPDPFEAFAYGLPVAAATRPQQEGFRIHEVGRPRRRFAFVAAGAVSLAALALGGTLPLEGTEPNGRGDSPAPASRPGPALPVTDAAVRDRLPTPAAVPSLLTAVASPLPPPQPSPPGSARPVSLLR, from the coding sequence GTGACCGGAGCCAGTCCTTCCCCTGCCGAACAGCATCTGGGCGACCGGCTTGCCGCACTGGTGGACGGCGAGCTGAAGCACGACGCCCGCGAGCGGGTCCTGGCGCACCTGGCGACCTGCGCCAAGTGCAAGGCCGAGGCCGACGCCCAGCGCCGTCTCAAGACCATGTTCGTGGAGAGCGCGCCGCCGCCGCTGTCCGAGGGCCTGCTCGCGCGCCTCCAGGGGCTCCCGGGGGGCGGTCTCGACCGCCCGGCCGGCCCGCTGGGTCCACCGGGACCGGGCCCCGCCGAACCCGACCCCTTCGAGGCCTTCGCGTACGGGCTGCCCGTGGCCGCCGCCACGCGGCCGCAGCAGGAGGGCTTCCGCATCCACGAGGTGGGCCGTCCGCGCCGCCGGTTCGCCTTCGTCGCCGCCGGAGCGGTGTCGCTGGCCGCCCTCGCACTGGGCGGCACGCTGCCGCTGGAGGGCACGGAACCGAACGGCCGGGGGGATTCCCCGGCGCCCGCCTCCAGGCCCGGTCCCGCCCTGCCCGTGACCGACGCGGCGGTCCGTGACCGGCTGCCCACTCCCGCGGCCGTACCGAGCCTCCTGACGGCCGTGGCGAGCCCGCTGCCGCCACCCCAGCCCTCCCCACCGGGCTCGGCGCGTCCGGTCTCCCTGCTGCGCTGA
- a CDS encoding DNA-3-methyladenine glycosylase I, producing MSGPVAGPDGLLRCPWGLSTPDYIAYHDSEWGRPVHGDDALYERLCLEAFQSGLSWLTILRRREGFRKAFSDFSIAAVAGFGDADAERLLADEGIIRNRAKIEATLANAKVLAGWESGELDALIWSHAPEEPGPAPRTVTEVPAVTPESTALARALKKAGIRFVGPTTAYALMQACGLVNDHLAACALRDPA from the coding sequence GTGAGCGGGCCCGTGGCGGGCCCGGACGGCCTGCTGCGCTGCCCCTGGGGGCTGTCCACGCCCGACTACATCGCCTACCACGACTCCGAATGGGGCCGTCCGGTCCACGGCGACGACGCCCTCTACGAGCGGCTGTGCCTGGAGGCCTTCCAGTCGGGGCTGTCCTGGCTGACGATCCTGCGCCGGCGCGAGGGCTTCCGTAAGGCCTTCTCGGACTTCTCCATCGCGGCCGTCGCCGGATTCGGCGACGCGGACGCGGAGCGGCTGCTGGCCGACGAGGGGATCATCCGCAACCGGGCCAAGATCGAGGCGACCCTGGCCAACGCGAAGGTCCTCGCCGGTTGGGAGTCCGGTGAGCTGGACGCCCTGATCTGGTCCCACGCCCCGGAGGAGCCCGGCCCCGCCCCGCGCACGGTCACCGAGGTCCCGGCGGTCACCCCGGAGTCCACCGCCCTCGCCAGGGCACTCAAGAAGGCCGGCATCCGCTTCGTCGGCCCGACGACCGCCTACGCCCTGATGCAGGCGTGCGGGCTGGTCAACGACCACCTGGCCGCCTGCGCCCTGCGCGACCCCGCATAG
- a CDS encoding DUF3117 domain-containing protein, which translates to MAAMKPRTGDGPLEVTKEGRGIVMRVPLEGGGRLVVELTPDEADALGDALKKVVG; encoded by the coding sequence ATGGCGGCCATGAAGCCGCGGACGGGCGACGGCCCGCTCGAGGTCACCAAGGAGGGGCGGGGCATCGTCATGCGCGTACCGCTCGAGGGCGGCGGTCGGCTTGTCGTCGAGCTGACCCCCGATGAGGCGGACGCCCTGGGTGACGCCCTGAAGAAGGTCGTCGGCTGA
- a CDS encoding sec-independent translocase, giving the protein MFNDIGALELVTIVVLAILVFGPDKLPKVIQDVTGFIRKVRAFSDSAKHDIRSELGPDFKDFEFEDLNPKTFIRKQLSENEDLKEIRTSFDLRKELNDVSDAVNNPTPDSAPTAPSAAAAGPDLLKKPAAPASEQRVRFDADAT; this is encoded by the coding sequence GTGTTCAACGACATAGGCGCACTCGAACTCGTCACGATCGTGGTTCTGGCCATTCTCGTCTTCGGCCCGGACAAGCTTCCGAAGGTCATTCAGGACGTGACGGGCTTCATCCGCAAGGTCCGGGCGTTCTCCGACAGCGCCAAGCACGACATCCGCTCCGAACTCGGACCGGACTTCAAGGACTTCGAGTTCGAGGACCTGAATCCGAAGACCTTCATCCGCAAGCAGCTCTCGGAGAACGAGGACCTCAAGGAGATCCGCACCAGCTTCGATCTCCGCAAGGAGCTGAACGACGTCTCGGACGCCGTCAACAACCCGACGCCCGATTCCGCACCGACCGCCCCGTCCGCCGCCGCCGCCGGTCCGGACCTGCTGAAGAAGCCCGCGGCCCCGGCTTCCGAGCAGCGCGTGCGCTTCGACGCCGACGCCACCTGA
- a CDS encoding O-methyltransferase, producing MRQLWGQERVITGNRQTSWAFADAFVAEDDALRWARDRSREAGLRSVSPGTGAALRLLAATADAKAVAEIGTGTGVSGIHLLHGMRPDGVLTTVDPEADRQAFARQAFRAAGFAGNRARFIPGRALDVLPRLADGGYDLVFCDGDPTESLDYLAESLRLLRPGGLVCFEGVFSDGRTVDSAAQPVEVLRVRELLRSVRESPALEAALLPVGDGLLCAVRR from the coding sequence TTGCGCCAACTATGGGGACAGGAGAGGGTCATTACCGGCAACCGGCAGACGAGCTGGGCGTTCGCCGACGCGTTTGTCGCCGAGGACGACGCTCTGCGATGGGCCCGCGACCGGTCCAGGGAAGCGGGCCTGCGGTCCGTCTCCCCCGGGACCGGCGCCGCGCTGCGCCTGCTGGCCGCCACCGCGGACGCCAAGGCGGTCGCCGAGATCGGCACCGGAACCGGCGTCTCCGGCATCCACCTCCTGCACGGGATGCGCCCCGACGGGGTGCTGACCACGGTGGATCCCGAAGCAGACCGGCAGGCCTTCGCCCGCCAGGCCTTCCGCGCCGCCGGCTTCGCGGGCAACCGCGCCCGCTTCATCCCCGGCCGCGCCCTCGACGTCCTGCCTCGCCTCGCCGACGGCGGGTACGACCTCGTCTTCTGCGACGGGGACCCGACCGAGTCCCTCGACTACCTCGCTGAATCGTTGCGTCTGCTGCGCCCCGGCGGGCTGGTGTGCTTCGAAGGGGTCTTCTCAGACGGCCGTACGGTCGACTCCGCGGCCCAGCCGGTGGAGGTGCTCCGCGTCCGCGAGCTGCTGCGCAGCGTCCGGGAGAGCCCGGCGCTGGAGGCCGCGCTGCTCCCGGTGGGCGACGGCCTGCTGTGCGCCGTGCGCCGCTGA